The sequence TCAAAGAAGAGACTGAAATAGTTGTTGTGCGTCTTTCACATGTAAAGACCTTCAGGAACaccttctttcttcttgaacATTACCTTCTCCTTCGCCTTCTTGAAGTCCACATGCGTCACCTAGAACAATAGACCAAATCAGgttaacataaaattattacaaagaTATGCATATCAGgttaacataaaattattacaaagaTATGCATATATGAATCAAGGGGTGAGAATCAGAGAATCTTTACTTTCATTCGGCGCTCTCTAAGAGCAAGCAGACCAGCTTCTGTGCATATCGCCTTAATATCAGCTCCTGAGAACTCGTCTTTCGTCATTACAAACTCTTCTAAGTTCACATCTTCAGCTAAAGTCATCTTTGATGTGTGTATCTAGTAATGTAATCCGTTTAAAAACCAATCAGATCTttctacaaaattcaaaaaaaaagaagaaaggacaGTTCAGGATCAACAATTGTGGTACCTGGAAGATACGCCTCCTTGTTTTGATGTCTGGAAGAGGGAACTCGATTTTCCTGTCGATCCGGCCTGGTCTAAGAAGTGCCGGGTCTAGACTTTCGATTCTGTTTGTCGCGAGAATAACCTTAACATCTCCTCTTGAATCAAACCCATCAAGCTGGTTCAGTAGTTCCAACATGGTTCTTTGGATTTCACGTTCACCACCTGAGTTTGCATCATACCTGTTTCAACAACCATTTTCTATCACAGATTAGATACCATCTCTAGAGCAAATTCCAGAACATTGTTATCAATAGATCATGTTATATTTAGTCATACCGCTTAGTGCCAACGGCATCAATCTCGTCTATGAAAACAATAGAAGGTGACAGGTCATCGGCAACCCTGAAAAGCTCTCTCACAAGCTTGGGACCATCTCCCAAATACTTCTGAATCAGTTCACTACCGACAACACGCAAGAAAGTAGCTGATGTAGAATTCGCCACTGCCTGAAAGAATACCAAGAGATAATACTTGCTCATACCTCACAGTTCCGAAAGTAACAAGCataaggaaaattaaaaagagacaACATACTTGCAACATAGACAAAACAGAAAACGAAGATACTAGATCAATCTAATCCAAGTGACTCTGAAAATTTTCCTCCATCTGAACAAGTAGTATGATCTAATATCTCAATTCTATGTGATCAATTTAAAGAAACCAAGCCACTGTCCTGACTAATTTATCTTTCTAGGGACAAATAACTACAGCCTTGCTTAGTGAAGATTGATAAAAGACTGAATTGAGCAGTTAACAACTAGGAAGCTTACTGTAATTGATACACTATATAGGCTAAAAGACGAACCTTAGCAAGCAATGTCTTCCCAGTGCCTGGTTCACCATACAAGATCACACCCTTTGGTGGCCTAATTCCAATATCTTCATACAACTCGGGATGAGTTAAAGGTAGCTCAACAGCTTCCTTAATCTCCTGAATCTGAGCTTCTAAACCTCCAATGTCAGCATATGACTCCAGAGGAGCTTTCTCCACTTTCATCACAGACACCATTGGATCCACTTCATCCTGAAGAATCCCAACAACAGACAGTACCTAccacaaaacaatacaaatgtTCACATAAACGAATTGGTTTAACGTTTCCATAGACAAGCATTGTCAAATCAGCTACTCTTCCGACTAATTCCTAAttcaaattcccaaaaaaacGAAGCCCTAACTTCTCAATACCTTGTTATGCATCAAAATTGAGCAGCCAGGTTCGAGCTGATCCTTATCAACGAAAGACAAAATCCCAACGTAATACTCAGGaccaacagaagaagaaacaatggcATGATTCTCATCAATAAGCTCTTCGAGATTACCAACACTCATAGGTGTACCACGAAGATCATCAACTTTAGATCTATCTTCCTCAGCTTTCTCTTCCTGAGGTTTCAACCTCTCCTGATTCGCCACAAACTCTTCCTCCATAAGCAAATAGTCCTTGATTCGCTCCAGTTTAAGCAATCTAAGCTTACATTTGGTAGAAGGAGTCACCGTCGGCAACCTCGCCGCCGCTTCAGGTCCTTTCTGCCTCCGTTGCTTCCTCCCTACACGAGCAGGTGGTGCGGCTGGCTcgaacttcttctctttcttgtctCCACCATCTGTTTTCCGATCCCCTTGTCGATTCAATCCGCCGGACGGTCCTTGACCCATCggagtttcttctttctctctggCTTCGTCTCTCTCCCNTCACAGACACCATTGGATCCACTTCATCCTGAAGAATCCCAACAACAGACAGTACCTAccacaaaacaatacaaatgtTCACATAAACGAATTGGTTTAACGTTTCCATAGACAAGCATTGTCAAATCAGCTACTCTTCCGACTAATTCCTAAttcaaattcccaaaaaaacGAAGCCCTAACTTCTCAATACCTTGTTATGCATCAAAATTGAGCAGCCAGGTTCGAGCTGATCCTTATCAACGAAAGACAAAATCCCAACGTAATACTCAGGaccaacagaagaagaaacaatggcATGATTCTCATCAATAAGCTCTTCGAGATTACCAACACTCATAGGTGTACCACGAAGATCATCAACTTTAGATCTATCTTCCTCAGCTTTCTCTTCCTGAGGTTTCAACCTCTCCTGATTCGCCACAAACTCTTCCTCCATAAGCAAATAGTCCTTGATTCGCTCCAGTTTAAGCAATCTAAGCTTACATTTGGTAGAAGGAGTCACCGTCGGCAACCTCGCCGCCGCTTCAGGTCCTTTCTGCCTCCGTTGCTTCCTCCCTACACGAGCAGGTGGTGCGGCTGGCTcgaacttcttctctttcttgtctCCACCATCTGTTTTCCGATCCCCTTGTCGATTCAATCCGCCGGACGGTCCTTGACCCATCggagtttcttctttctctctggcttcgtctctctccctctctctgagGTTTCTTGCTCTCGGAGAAACAAATCTTCAAATCTAAATCGCAGGAGGAGATTATTAAAATGGGCTTATTATTTGGGCCTTTTACGCTGTTAGAAACTTAACGGGCCTATTAGTACCgcaattttctttattttgtttttgtgttatcatcttcttcttcttcatcttcttcactaataattttctttttgttatagaTTTCAATTTTGAATCCGCTTCCATCTGTCTTGTTTATACATTAATGTAGGCATTGACTAATAGTATTAAAAAGATAAACCCACACTAATAATGTCACATGACAAATGACAATATTGATTACAATAATTAGGAAATAGTATAAATTGTTTGGCGGCTCTATATACTTGATTGAACTTGAGGAAACAAATTACACCGAGATATTTGTTGACTGAAGCAAATTAAAATGGTCTCTACACACCGATGCTTGTTTTTCACATTTCTTTGTCTTGCTCTGCTTTTTAATCAAGgtactttttccttttcttttcaatatgtCACTAATCAATattagtttttgtgttttttttttcggtcaAGGTTCATAAGAATGAATTGTTTTTGAACTCTTCTTTGTTATTTAAAAGGTCTTGCGACAAGAGAGATATTTTCTAGAAAAGACGAGACTTTGTTTGCGATGAAGGCTGGCGATTCAGCCGATCCATGTGGAGAGATAACAAACTGCGACCAAAAATGTGTCGACCAAAATTTCCCTAAAGGAGGATTGTGCTTAGCATCTACTGGTGATGCATCTACATTTCTCTGcctttgtaaaatttaaaatttatttagaaCTTTCtacttttataattataataaaactaaagtTATAAGAAACTTTCAGATTGGATATAATCTTATTTAATTTCAGAATCGAGAAAAAGACCATGATGAATGCTTAAGATTATCTATTAACATTaatctttttcttaatatagaCATCGAAATATTTGACTACATCAATCAAGTAATTTGTACCTACTACATCACATTCCTCTCATTGTATAGTTGAATTACTTTGGCATGATTGCTAAAAAGTTATTATGCCGAGTGTTAAGTCGGCATCAAAAGTTTATCACTTGTATTATTTAGAAGTCTGAGAACTTCAGAATTGATTGcaaatcaacatatatatttgatcaaCAAGGATTAAAcgacgaaagagagagagattggagaATATTAATTTGGAGAGATTGGAGAGAATgcaaaaatagagaaagaaaaagattccAGAAGTTATGAGGAAACGAAGATTAGAGAGATCATGTCTTCGCATAATTACACAAATCACAGAAGGAAACTAAAATATTGAACTTCCTATTATAAAACTCGAAGAAAAGTGATAAAACGATGGTGCGAGCTAGGGTTTAAGCATACAGCGGCTTGTGTATGTTTTATTATCTCAGTCATAAACAGCAAGCTTCTGATACTCCTCACCTTTGATGGCTAACCCCATGACATCTTCAGGATTCACGATCCCACCTTCTTCAAGAAACAGAGTCAGTAGATTCTTGGAAAACCCGCTAACCATAGCCACTCCTTTCTGCTTAGCAGCCACGGGTGTAGCCGACGAGTCCCTCAGGttccaaaatattatttccGGAACCTTCTCAAAACCCTTCTCTTTATACTTCCTCTGAACGACCTCATAATCCGTCTCCCACTTCTTCTTGGACCATTGCTTCGATTTTTTCAACCGTTCCTCATATCTACTTTCGTAGTCACTCTCGTCACTCTCATAAGCAGTCTGGTAGTCGCTCCCGGGGTCACTTTCGGAGTCACTCACCTCCCATTCCCAATGGTAGTTTCCTGTCGCATCATCGAACTCCATGTCGCTGAACACAAAGATCCGCTTGATCATCTCATCATCGGTTAGGTTATTCTCGACTGCAACATCTAGAATACGATCAAACACCTTCTGTAAATCCGTGTTCCCTCCCCATTCCATTCGTCTGATAAAGCCAGTCTTTTCTCTCAGACTCGAACCTGTTACTAGATGCAGCTCCGGGTTCTGACTAAAAGTGATAACTTTCCCTTTCCACGGCTCTTCGTTAAGTTCCGAAACCAACAACCCTAGCGCCACACAAACCTCCATAGGTGTACCCGACATGCTTCCAGAGACATCACAAACCGCCAAGGAACTCTTCATCTTCCCTTTCTTGGCAACATCATCAACCATTCTCTCCCACTGAAGCTCTGCTACTTCCGCGCCGACTTCACCATCCTCCAGTTGGCTGATGATCTGATGAGGAAGCAACGCGCCAGCCGCCCGGATTTCACATCCCCCAAAAACTCTGTAAACCTCTCCAAATCATGTTCCGCAAAGTGCGTTCTGTAATTCTGCATAGCCACAGAAGCAACTCTGTTGTACTTCAACAAGTTCCATTCTCTTGCACTCATGGACAACTCAGGCAACTCAAGAGGTTTATGCAACGGCACAAGAACTTCTTTCCTCAGCCTATCTCTAACCCTATACGCATAATGTGCTTCTTCGATTCCTTGATCATACTCATCTCTAGAAAACATCCTTCTAGCAATAGCCTCACATATCGGAGTAGCCTTGTCGTAAGAAGAATCAACCGAAGGACACCACTTGGAAGCTAACCCAATCTTATTCGGCTGATTCGAATTCAAATACTCCAATTCCGATTTCAACAAATCCGCAGTTCGATCAAAGAGTAATCTGTAACTAGCATCAGAGTTATACCTCTGTAGCGCCTTTTTAGCCTTTTCGGCCTCTCTCTGTTTCCGTAAAGCCCTAGCTTTGATCTTATCCACAGGACCACCAATCTCCTCAGCGGTTTCCAGAATCCGATCTTCAAGTTCGCCGGAGACATCAGACCTTTGCTCAATCGTCCCTTTGAATCTCCTCTGAACCCTCTTCCTCCAAACCCGCTTTCTCCCTCTCTCCATCTGTTGATCACCTTCCAAGATCCGGTAGAGAATCTCAGGAAAATCTTTGAaataaccaaaatcaacaaGAGAAGGGAGATTCAAAGCTAGGGTTTTTGGGTGATTCTTGTAAAGCCAAAGCGCAGCAGTGTAAAACCCTTCTTTATCTGATTTCCCGGTTCCTCTGACACCTCTGAGATTGCAGACGAGCTTCAAAGTAGTCAAAGGATCGTGTGACCACGAACTCTCAAGCCTTTGGATCAGATCACCGGGACATGTGTCGGGGACgatgtggaagaagaaatcgagaCATGGGCTCCCGGAAGAGAGAAACGTCGGGGAAAAGTTTTCGGTTAGACCCATCGGTGGTTCTTCGAGGTTTAAAGCGGCGGTTTGGGATATCAAAGTTTGGGAATCGGAAACAGAGGTTTCCATTGAATTGACGGTGACTGGGTTGACGGTTTGTAAATCGCCGGCGACGGAAGGTGGGCCAAGAAGAATTGTAGTAGATGAAGCCATTGTAAGAGAGAATTTGTTATTGTGGGCTGCGATGATGGTCTCAAGAGTATATCATCTTAGGGTTTTCTACTCTGACGCTTATTATATAAGGAGATTAGCTTGGGGAGCACGTTAGAGACATATGTATATCTCTTTATACAAGTTatttatcaatatattatgaatttggACAAATGTAAAAAGAACTTTTGTTTCCTTAACAAACTAGGAAAACTACTAAAAAGTTTCATATACTAatgtacaaataaaaaattactttcCATTTacctaaaattaattattaactattattttctttaaattaaaattaaaactaacaaaaaaaaatataataaagtataCACATGCCGACTTGCGTAAGTATTGGTCAATTAGATTTCAtgaatctatactaataaaaagtagaagctataagctccttaaGGCGTTCACATAGTattttaaataaccaataaaaataaaaagtataagcTATAAGCTCCTTATAGAGTctatataagattttaaacaaccaatagaaatttgacataccactcattaacattttttacaatttgcagaattttctatattaagaattattttaaacaacctatcatgatttgacatgtcattcattaacattttttaaatttccagaattttttagaaaaaaggaaatttttttaaatttatgaaaataaaagaactatgtacaatatcgggtagaaaatttttagacaatggttcaaaaccagtataaataagattaatatgattccaacaacgaatgagcaggaaagcttaatttatcaggcgtccaagtttacaagttttattcggtttaatctggttttttatttgatcaaattgaaagctttaaaagtttcaaaaaatattataatatttaaaatgttttaaagtttaaatattataaatattgaaacttttaaaagttcttagcttttaaaaagtttttaaattttaatagtttaaaatattataaatattgaaacttttcaaaaggttcaaatattttattttaaaaccttttaaaagtttaaaatattataaatattgaaacttctaaaagtcttagcttttaaaaggtttcaaaatattataagttttaaattttaaaaatttcttagcttttaaaaggtttttaaaaaattataatttataaattttaaatattataaatattgaaacttttaaaaggttcaaatattaaaaatatttaaattagaatgttttaaaatattacaattacttaacctccatagaaattttaaaatattaattctatactaataaaaagttgaagctataaactcttaaaggtgtccatataggattttaaaaaattcttaattgaATACAATAAATGAAATCCCCCCATATATGGAAAAATATGgcattgttttttaaaaaatgcatttgtttgtaatctaataaagtaataagtaaAAATTTTACCTCATGCCaaactaaatttaaatacatataccctttattattcatataaattttcatcaaataatcaaaaatcattcatataatcactaggttttgaacccacattacgcgtgggtttatttgatatattttgattaaaattatatatgattgatgacggtaatgaaatattatcttatagaaaactttagattactattaaagaaaaaaataaatttcagatacacattttttaaaatatatataaatcagttgtgttataaaatgaaatctaataaaaaaatcatgaacttaACTCACGTCCAGGCGAGGCgaatcaaactggtgacctcacatatcctaaaccatttatttgaccaccagaaaaacgaaacaattttataatcatgaatttatctcgtttttcatatttaattgatcgctatcacctatgtttttgtgttttttattcaatgttttcttatttttcatattctttcttgtcattttcattgtcaaattttatggtaattaacATCGTTACTTTTATCGTccggttcttcgttatactcttcttcttcttcttcctcgtcaatttcttcacatttttctactgaaaaacctttttttaagactaccacacaacttgttaacccatcaaactctaaaaccaaaataatttagtttctcataaaatttgtgcaatttatgaagaccagcatagtcaaaacatgcacccaattattaataattttatccaTATGCTTATTAGGTTTTAGATCCAGacatattgaaacttctcaaaccaaaatccatacttgcagagaaagtaatatgaacacatgtataattaaaacaatatttgtgcttttcatCGATCCTtgttctttaaactcaaataacatcaaatcaaggtcttgcggtatcaatccttctttcttagattaaaattatatatgattgatgacggtaatgaaataatatcttatagaaaactttagattactattaagaaaaaaaataaaatttcagatatataatttttaaaaaatataaaaatcagttgtgttataaaatcaaatctgataaaaaaaatcatgaatttaactcgacgtccaggcgagaCAAATCagactgatgacctcacatatcctaaactaTTTATTTGActaccagaaaaacgaaacaattttataatcatgaatttaactcattttttatatttaattgatcgctaccacctatgttttcgtgttttttattcaatgttttcttattcttcatattatttcttgtcattttcattgtcaaattttgtggtaattgttatcgttacttttactttatggttcttcgttatactttttttcttcttcttccttgtcaatttcttcacatttttccactaaaaaaccttttttttagactaccacacaacttgttaaacTATCAAactccaataaaaaaattatttattttctcataaaatttgtgaaaattaaTGAAGACCTCATAGTCAagacatgcacccaattattgataatttcatccatatacttatttagttttagatccacatgtttagaaacttctcaaaccaaactttttttttagagttaaatattaatgacactttaattttttatagagtttaaatagttacaatattttaaaattttatggaggtatttataatttttttatcgtcgaaaagaaattatattgatgatgaatattGATAATCCAAATACAACTGTCTATGGAGCCAAGTTGGAGGATTAAAACAATCAAAGTAAAAATTACAAGttggaggtatttataatatttttaaacattctataataaatatttaaacctttaaaattttaaattttaaataaatcaaataaaacttttaaatttggaaacctgataaataagcagaaatcaagaaaacttgataaatttatagtttaaaacatattagttttatttataatggttctcaaccattgtctaaaattttctagccgatgtgggacgttgtacatatttcttttttttctatagattttatttattttttatttttctaaaaaatcttaataatatagattactaatatatttacaaaaatgttattagtgaaatatctaattcttattgttttttttaaatcctatatggacacctttaagagtttatagcttcaactttttattagtatagaattaatattttaaaatttctatggaagttaagtaattgtaatattttaaaacattttagtttaaatatttttaatatttgaaccttttaaaagtttcaatatttataatattttcaatttttaaaatttataaattataattttttaaaaaccttttaaaagctaagaaatttttaatatttaaaactaataatattttgaaaatatttaaaagctaagacttttagaagtttcaatatttttaatattttaaacctttaaaaggttttaaaataaaatatttgaaccttttgaaaagtttcaatatttataatattttaaactattaaaatttaaaaattataatatttaaaaactttttaaaagctaagtccttttaaaagttttaatatttataatatttaaacttttaaattttttaaatattataatattttttgaaacttttaaaactttcaatttgatcaaataaaaaaccagattaaaccgaataaaacttgtAAACTTGGACGCatgataaatcaaactttcctgctcattcgttgttggaatcatattaatcttatttatactggttctgaaccactgtctaaaaatgttaatgagtgatatgtcaaatttctattggttgtttaaaatcttatgtggaCGCTTTAaagagcttatagcttctactttttattagtatagattatgttttgttatatttttaattaaaatacatttgTTGCTTATTGGTTAGTTATTCAAATATAACTAGTAAAATTTACAATACCATTgttaataacaatttttttttactttagtcTTTTTGAACtttcatttgtttctctttactaaaataatttgttgttattattatcattttttaatagtatgaactaagatatatatatatatatatatttgatattatgcacaaataattttaacttttaactctAACATTTTAAGACAATGTGACTagaattaaaatacaattttttgtgATGAAAAATGGTACTACAATTGTATCATAAGATGAAATATGTGAGGTTCATCAAGCCAATAAAATTcagtgaaaatatatatgtggagAGATAAGAGTTACTAAGCGATGTGATAATTAGCTAAAAAAATGTTACTCCCTCTATCTCTCATAGTTTGATGTTTATgagtttttacacattttaagaaaacaatgattactgattttaactatattattttctctcactaaaaatatattacttaattttagaccaataacaattcaaaaatttaaatgttttcaacgattac comes from Camelina sativa cultivar DH55 chromosome 19, Cs, whole genome shotgun sequence and encodes:
- the LOC104766824 gene encoding 26S proteasome regulatory subunit 4 homolog B-like isoform X1; this encodes MGQGPSGGLNRQGDRKTDGGDKKEKKFEPAAPPARVGRKQRRQKGPEAAARLPTVTPSTKCKLRLLKLERIKDYLLMEEEFVANQERLKPQEEKAEEDRSKVDDLRGTPMSVGNLEELIDENHAIVSSSVGPEYYVGILSFVDKDQLEPGCSILMHNKVLSVVGILQDEVDPMVSVMKVEKAPLESYADIGGLEAQIQEIKEAVELPLTHPELYEDIGIRPPKGVILYGEPGTGKTLLAKAVANSTSATFLRVVGSELIQKYLGDGPKLVRELFRVADDLSPSIVFIDEIDAVGTKRYDANSGGEREIQRTMLELLNQLDGFDSRGDVKVILATNRIESLDPALLRPGRIDRKIEFPLPDIKTRRRIFQIHTSKMTLAEDVNLEEFVMTKDEFSGADIKAICTEAGLLALRERRMKVTHVDFKKAKEKVMFKKKEGVPEGLYM
- the LOC104766824 gene encoding 26S proteasome regulatory subunit 4 homolog B-like isoform X2, translated to MGQGPSGGLNRQGDRKTDGGDKKEKKFEPAAPPARVGRKQRRQKGPEAAARLPTVTPSTKCKLRLLKLERIKDYLLMEEEFVANQERLKPQEEKAEEDRSKVDDLRGTPMSVGNLEELIDENHAIVSSSVGPEYYVGILSFVDKDQLEPGCSILMHNKVLSVVGILQDEVDPMVSVMKVEKAPLESYADIGGLEAQIQEIKEAVELPLTHPELYEDIGIRPPKGVILYGEPGTGKTLLAKAVANSTSATFLRVVGSELIQKYLGDGPKLVRELFRVADDLSPSIVFIDEIDAVGTKRYDANSGGEREIQRTMLELLNQLDGFDSRGDVKVILATNRIESLDPALLRPGRIDRKIEFPLPDIKTRRRIFQIHTSKMTLAEDVNLEEFVMTKDEFSGADIKAICTEAGLLALRERRMKVTHVDFKKAKEKVMFKKKEGVPEGLYM